The stretch of DNA TTTTGATATTGACTTTGCAAGTCAACCATCTGAATTTTTTTCATAAGAATCTGTTCTTCTTTAAACGAAACAAATGTACAAAAACATCTACATTTATCTGTAACTTTGTACACAATGCAATTATTATATACTATATTCATCGAAGTCTATGGTTGGATACTTACAATAGCTTCATTATTTCATCCGAAAGCAAAACTTTGGGTAAATGGAAGGAAAAAATGGGAAGAAAAATTAGGCCATAAAATTTCTAGTATCGACCAAGTCATATGGATGCATTGTTCTTCGCTTGGCGAATTTGAGCAAGGGCGGCCTGTACTAGAGGCTTTACGAGATGAATATCCGAATCACACGCTGGCTTTATCTTTTTTTTCTCCTTCGGGCTACGAGGTCAGAAAAAACTACCAAGGTGCCGATTATATATTTTATCTACCGCTCGACTCCCCAAAAAACATGCGACGGTTGGTAGAACTTCTGCATCCCGAAATGCTAATTTTGGTGAAGTATGAATATTGGTATAATATGATTGAAGCTCTGGACAAGAAAAAAGTACCAATATATGTGATTTCTGCTATTTTCAGGAAACAGCAAAACTTTTTTTGGTTCGATGGAAAGAATTGGTTTGCGAAACAACTCCGTAAAATAACTCATTTTTTTGTACAAAATGAAGAGTCTAAACAATTATTGCAGCATATCTATATCGATCAGGTAACAATTTCTGGTGATACGCGCTTCGATCGTGTAAAAAATTTATTGTCTGAAAATTTTGATGATGAAAAAATTCTTCATTTCAAAAATCAACATCACTTGATCGTCGTTGGAAGTTCTTGGCCAAAAGATGAAGAATTATTTCTCAACTATTTTACACAGAATCCTTTGCCTGGCAATTGGCGTCTTTTATTTGCACCGCACGAGGTAGACGAAAAATCTATCGAAAATCTACAGCAAAAATTTCCAGAAGCAGTACGTTATTCATCCTACCAAAAGGAAGAAACTTCATCCTCTATTTTGCTTGTAGATACCATCGGCCTGCTGAATAAAATCTATGCACTAGCCGATATTGTTTACATTGGAGGAGGTTTTGGTGCGGGAATTCACAATACTTTAGAAGCGGCAACGTATGGAAAACCGATTATTATTGGTCCGAAATACCAAAAATTTCAGGAAGCGGTGGATCAAATCGAAAATAAAAATATGATTTCTATCAGAAATCAAAAGCAATTTGATAAGATTCTGAGAAAATTAATGACCGATTCTGCATTACGAAACCAAATGGGCATCATATCTCGTAATTATATTAGTAACCAACCACTTGCTACAAAAATCATCCTACAAAAATTACGAGAAATGCAATAAATTTTACCATTTCTTAATAAAAATTTAATTATAAAAATCAAATAGTTTCCCTAATATTTATCATTTTTTACATCTTAGAAACGCTGTAATTTTGCTGCAAGATTTAGATATAAAATTTATGAAAAAATTAATCTTAGTAGCTTCTGTTTTAGCTATAGGAGCTAATGTACAAGCACAAGAAGTAGGTTCTTTTGGTTTTGAAAAAGGAAATGTAATCGTTGAAGGAAACTTAGGATTTAATTCTTCTAATGACAAAAACAAAGATGAAAAAATCAATAAATTTACCTTCACTCCGAAAGTAGGATACCTAGCTACAGACAAATTTGCAGTAGGTATTGCAGCTGGTATTGGTACAGACAAAACAAAACTTAATGGAGTACAAACAGAAAAAATCAATACCTATGATTTAGGAGTTTTCGGACGTTACTATTTCTTAGATTTAGGACAGCGTTTCAAAACATTTGCGGAAGTTGATTTTGGTTACACTAACGTGAAATACGAAAATTTAACTACAAAAGAAATCAAAGCTGATGGATTTAATTCTGGATTATCATTAGGGATGAACTATTTCTTGACCAACAAAATGGCCATTAACTTTGTTTTAGGTGATGTTATTTCGTACAACTCAGTTAAGGTTGACGGTGGGAAATCTGTTTCTAACTTCAATGGAAATATCAATGCTTTTGATAACTTCTTCGACACAGCTAAATTTGGTCTAACATACAAATTCTAAACTATACATAATTTAGTTTTTTTTAAAAGAACCGCTAATTTTTAGCGGTTTTTTTATTGTCTAATTTTCCCATCATCCTTTCTTTTTTATTTCTCCGAAAAAAGCTTAATTTTCAGCAATGATACAAGTAGGAGATTTTAAACTATACAATGCCTCTGCTGGCGCAGGAAAAACCTATACATTAGTAAGAAATTTACTAATAATTTTATTGCAAAATTCTCGTGATAATTGGTTCGAATATATTTTGGCAATCACCTTTACCAACAAGGCTGCAAATGAGATGAAAGAAAGAATTCTTCTCAACCTGAAAGAGTTGGCAGATCCTACTAAAAAGCAAAACGATTATATACAAGGAATTGCAAAGGATACAAAGCTTTCTATAGATGAAATTCAACAAAAAGCGCACAGAATCTTAACATCTATTTTGCATAACTATTCTAAGTTTTCTATCAGTACAATAGACAAATTCAATCTTCGATTAATCAAATCTTTTGCACAAGATTTAGGTTTATCTATGAGTTTTGATGTTGAAATGGATGTCAAAACTTTGATAGAAGAAGCGGTAAATTTGGTGTATTCTAAAATCGGGAAAGACGAGGAACTCACCGAATCTATTCTCGATATGTCGTTGAGCAATATGGAGGAGGACGCTTCGTGGAATATTCGATATTCACTAAAAAAACTTGCCGAAAATCTAGCAAGCGATATACACTTAGAAGAATTGAGCAAAATGAATATGCTTGGTTTACAAGATTTTGATAAGTTCCGTCTGCAATTGGCAAATAGACAAAAAGAGCTTTACGAGGATTATCATACTATATATCTTGCATTTAACGAACTTCTAAAATCGCATAATTTATCGGTGGATGATTTTCCTCAAAAATCAAGAGGAATAGGAGGTTTTTTTAATAAATTCAACAAGTACAAAGACAAAAAAATTGTTAATCTAAATTCTTATTCTCAGAAAACTCTCGATGGAGAATATAACGAAAAACATCCACTTATTGTTCCTGTAATAGGAGAACTCAATGTTTTGTATCAAGCAGTAACACAGCTTAATCAGAAAAATATTTTGTACAATGCTTTGCAAAAAAACATCCAAGCTTTGAGCCTCAATAACGAGATTAGAAAAGCCTTAGAAGAAATCAAGAAAGAAAACAATCTGCTATTGATCAATGAATTCAACACATT from Weeksella virosa DSM 16922 encodes:
- a CDS encoding 3-deoxy-D-manno-octulosonic acid transferase, with protein sequence MQLLYTIFIEVYGWILTIASLFHPKAKLWVNGRKKWEEKLGHKISSIDQVIWMHCSSLGEFEQGRPVLEALRDEYPNHTLALSFFSPSGYEVRKNYQGADYIFYLPLDSPKNMRRLVELLHPEMLILVKYEYWYNMIEALDKKKVPIYVISAIFRKQQNFFWFDGKNWFAKQLRKITHFFVQNEESKQLLQHIYIDQVTISGDTRFDRVKNLLSENFDDEKILHFKNQHHLIVVGSSWPKDEELFLNYFTQNPLPGNWRLLFAPHEVDEKSIENLQQKFPEAVRYSSYQKEETSSSILLVDTIGLLNKIYALADIVYIGGGFGAGIHNTLEAATYGKPIIIGPKYQKFQEAVDQIENKNMISIRNQKQFDKILRKLMTDSALRNQMGIISRNYISNQPLATKIILQKLREMQ
- a CDS encoding outer membrane beta-barrel protein, producing MKKLILVASVLAIGANVQAQEVGSFGFEKGNVIVEGNLGFNSSNDKNKDEKINKFTFTPKVGYLATDKFAVGIAAGIGTDKTKLNGVQTEKINTYDLGVFGRYYFLDLGQRFKTFAEVDFGYTNVKYENLTTKEIKADGFNSGLSLGMNYFLTNKMAINFVLGDVISYNSVKVDGGKSVSNFNGNINAFDNFFDTAKFGLTYKF